The region GTCCTCTTGCTCATTCCTCCCTCACTCACTCCCTGCCCCAGCTGCTGCTCTCGCCTCTCGCACAGTCACGGCACAGCGCACGCTCCCCGGCCTATCCGCCCGCCGCTTGCCGCCGACCGCCTCCAGTCCCCCAATCCCCTTTCTCCGCGGTGGATTTGTTGCAGCAGCGGCCAGCGGTAGATCTATCCACATCGGCCCCGTCCCTGTCCTCTTTCTCCCCCCTCCCGTGCCCAGCCACTCCCGCCCCATCTTTCTTCCTCCCAGCGAAATCCTTAGCGGCCAAGGCTTCCGTTCCGAGCTCCAGCAGCAGTTTTAAACGCGCCCGCAGAAAGCGGGGGACGAGTCGCACTGCTCGCTGGTCGCACTGCTTGGTCGTGGCTCTCGGCTCCATAAAGCGGCAAAAGGCTCCAGGGGCCGGCCGGCCGTAGGTTCGGCGAGAATCTGCAGGTATCCGATGCATCCTCGCTTCCTTTCTCGTCCTCGGCGCTTTTACTTTTGGCCTCCGCGCTCTGTTTCTTGGGAAAATAGATTTCTTTCGGGGGACAGGGGCGCGGGCGGGTTTCTTGCGGGATTTCGGCCCGTTTTTCCGTTACGAAACAAGAATAAAATCGCTCATCGGCATTGCGTGACTTCCTTGTGCGTTTTTGTTGCTTCCTTTTATCTCCCAGTCTAGAAAGAAAACTCATGCATATCCATCGTTCATCTGGCCGTCCGCTTACAGATTAAAGGCCGCATCTGTGGTGGAAATTTTGTTTTCAGGTCAGGTGATGCCCGCGGCTGAGGATTGATTTGTCCATGGATGCGCGTGCGGCGATGAGCAAGCCCCTACGCTCGGTGCGCGTGGCGCCGCCGCCCCTGGCTGCTCGCGCCGccgttctgctgctgctgctgctgctctcggcGCTGCCGCTCTCGCTGACCTACACTTACGAGCAAGACGGTATAAAATACTACTCCAGAATCCTTCTTGGTCCAGTAGTTGGTCATCCAGGGGTTCCAGATTATTATTTTTTGTTCTCCTGACCGTGCTGTCTTGTACTGCGTAGATTATATTTATGATGATGCGTGGGATAATGCAAATATTATTACTGTATTATTCTTATGATCTTATGTAGTACTAGTACCTTATGCTGTGttcttttatttatttgtttttaatAGTGTTCGCGATAAATGGCCTGTACACGGCGCTTGGATCCCCGTCTTTGCCTGGTTGGGTTACCAATGGCGGCGACCCCTGCGTCGAAAACTGGCAGGGCGTTGGATGTGCGGCATCGAATATCACCGCCATGTATGTGATTAGTGGTGCCGTGTTGTTGCTTGATTTTCTCTGTGGCTGAGCTCTTTATTTGGTTATCTGAAcgatgtttttttctttttcttgggtaGAACTCTCAATGGTATAAGTTTGGGTGGACAGCTGGGTAATACACTGGCGAATTTCACATCGATAATCACCTTGTAAGTTGATCGCGTGTGGAGTTTGGGTTGCGCTTTATTTGGTCCTAAATTGACACTATGCTACTGAGTCGTTGTATAACACTTCTTGGTTTATGCAGAGAACTTAGCAACAACAATATTGGTGGAACCATACCTGATAATCTACCGGTCACAATTCAGCGCTTGTATGTCCATTCGAGCATTCTGTTGCTCTTCTGCTCCACTTGCGTAGCTGTTTCTTTACTAATCCTTCTCCTGTCAATCATAGTTTCCTCTCAGGAAACCAGCTAAGTGGGAGCCTTCCAAGTACATTGTCGACGCTTACACTTTTGACAGACATGTAAGTATACTATTACCAATGCATGACCACCAGCTCTCAGAAAGTTAAAACTTCCCGGTTAATTTCTCAAACTGTCCCTCTTTGTCTTCTTTTGCTTTGTAGGTCCCTCAGCAGCAATCGTTTGTCTGGGGACATACCAGATGTATTTTCAGCACTCACTGGACTTATAAATTTGTAAGAGCGCGTTGACTTCTCTAATGGTTCACATGCTAGCATTAGTTGTTGTTCGATGTTTCATAACAATGACAATCATCAATCAACCTTCTTTATCAGAGATTTTTCTTCCAACAACTTGACTGGCCCATTACCGCCTTCGATGGGAAACTTAAAAGCATTGACTACCCTGTGAGTATCTATGCCTAGTTCATTGATAAAAAGCGCTAGTATCAAACTACTTAAGAAAATCTGCTATCGGCGCAGGCATATTCAAGACAATCAAATATCTGGGACCCTGAATGTCCTGCAAGATCTCCCTCTCAAAGATTTGTATGAcaactcattttttttattttggaacGTTCCAAAAGAATGAAATAATTGCTATTTCATTCTTTTGTAGATTACTCCCTCTCTCTGATAACTCTTTTGCATTCGACAGGAATATACAGAATAATCTTTTCTCTGGTCCTGTGCCTCCGAAGTTATTCAATGTCCCAAACTTTCAGTAAGACACTCCTCCTTTAtcgagatatttttcttgattatTTGTGTTTGTATGCCTCTAGTTGGAACATTAGAGACATGTTTAAAGACAAGCCTTTCTATCCTTTTCTCTTCTTCTAGGATGTCCTTCTATCCTTTATTCGTACTAACAATTTAACAACTTCATGAGTAACTTGTGTTTATGCTGACAAAATTTGCTCTCCTACGCAGGAgggatggcaacccatttaatactaGCATAGCTCCATCTCCACTGCCAGCTGCACCAGCACCATCTCCATCACTATCACCTTCAATAGGACATGTCCCCTCAAAAGAACCTACAAAGTCGCCTGATGTGCCAAATGGAAATTCTCCAGCATCAGGAAACCATACTATTTGGACAGTCAAATTTGTTGGATACATTCTTGTTGGGCTGGTATCAGCAGTGGTTATTGTGTTAATGGTAATGTTTTGTGTATCCAAGCACAAAGATAGGAAGTCAAAGAAGGAAATTAGGAAGTCAAAGAAAGATGTGTATCCAAAAAACAAGATAGGAAGGGAGCCTCAGAGGCTTGGAGAGGCTAAAATCAAGGAAGTCCCGGAAATGAAGGAACATTTGGTAAAACCTATGAATACTGTAGAGAAAGGTCCTAATTCTGCTCTCTTATCAAGCAAAAGAATTCTTGTAAATGTCTTNNNNNNNNNNNNNNNNNNNNNNNNNNNNNNNNNNNNNNNNNNNNNNNNNNNNNNNNNNNNNNNNNNNNNNNNNNNNNNNNNNNNNNNNNNNNNNNNNNNNNNNNNNNNNNNNNNNNNNNNNNNNNNNNNNNNNNNNNNNNNNNNNNNNNNNNNNNNNNNNNNNNNNNNNNNNNNNNNNNNNNNNNNNNNNNNNNNNNNNNNNNNNNNNNNNNNNNNNNNNNNNNNNNNNNNNNNNNNNNNNNNNNNNNNNNNNNNNNNNNNNNNNNNNNNNNNNNNNNNNNNNNNNNNNNNNNNNNNNNNNNNNNNNNNNNNNNNNNNNNNNNNNNNNNNNNNNNNNNNNNNNNNNNNNNNNNNNNNNNNNNNNNNNNNNNNNNNNNNNNNNNNNNNNNNNNNNNNNNNNNNNNNNNNNNNNNNNNNNNNNNNNNNNNNNNNNNNNNNNNNNNNNNNNNNNNNNNNNNNCCAACTGACATGTGAATTATTTGGCAGCAGCTTCAAATGTGGTTTCTAATTCAAGTGAGGAGCTGAAAGTCAATGCATCAATGAAAGGTGAGTTGCAGCAACTTTAGTAAATGGCTATATGTGTTGTAATTTACTGCTTTGCAAATCTGAGTGTATGAAACACTTGAAACAAAACACTGGCATGGCTGAATGGTAGCTAGCCAGTCCTCGGCTCCTCGCGTCTAGATTGACTCTGACATTTGAAGGTTGTATGTAACAGCTCCTAATGTTGCTTATAACGCAAAGGAAAGGGAGGCTACATTATATTCGCCGATGAGAGGTAAAAGAGAACTGAATAAAACACTGTACATTACAGATTTTGGTATATGAAGGTTAACCAAAATGCTGACATGGCAGCTGTTGCTGGGGTGATCACGAAGAAACAAAAGGAGCATGTTATAGATATGGGAAAATCTGATGATTTTGTGGAAGAACCACTGCGTCTTCCGCAGTCTGTTGCGCCGCGTACTGAAAAAGTCACTGTCAGTCCCAGTGTTCGTACTAAAAAGGGGAGAGTACCTTCACTCGGGAAGATAGATCTTAGAACTACTGTCAAGTCCTTCTCTGTTGCATCCCTTCAACAATATACCAACAGTTTCAGTGAAGAAAATTTGATAAGAGATAGTAGGTTTGGTAAAGTATATCTGGCGGAACTTCCTGATGGAGAGGTACACACTTTAAAAAAAACATTCAGACAGTTAATATAGTAAGATTGCGTATTGGTGATGGCATTATTAGTTCTACACTTACAATATTGACTCGGTTTGCAGATTTTAGAAGTTTTGAAGATTGACATTGATAACTCAAGAGTACCAGTTGATGTCTTTCTAGAACTAGTTGTGAACATTTCAGAACTAAGTCATCCTAATATACTTGCGCTAGTGGGATACTGTGCGGAGTTTGAGCAGCGGCTACTTGTCTACGAGCATTGTAGTAAGATGACTCTACATGATGAACTCCATTATGTTGATGAACCCAGCAACGCATTGTCATGGAATGCCCGTCTCCAAGTAGCTGTGGAAGCAGCAAAGGCATTACAGTAAGCAGAAATAATTGCAGTAAATTTTCTGATTCGTGTTTTGTTTTTAAATATGACTCTGAAAATGATATTTATATGTTGATTTACAGATATCTTCATGATGGCCGTCAACCACCGCTTGTACATCAAAATTTTGAACCATCTGTCGTTCTCCTTAATAGCACTTTGGCAGTCCAAATTTCCGAGTGTGGACTTGCATCGCTGTCTCAGGTAAACAATGATGAAAATATTTTAGCATTGCATTTTGCAGAACTCTTGAGGTTGTCGCGGAACTTCAGATACTATGAATCACCATTATATGCTACAGCAATATCTCTAGAAGGCTGACATTAGTTATGGAGAGAAAGGTCTAGAGAGTCTCCTGCTGATTTCCAATGAAGAAAAGAAGCATGTCACATTTCAAATTACTTGGGGTATTAATCATGGCATGGGCTGGATATATAGTGTTCTAGAATTACACATTTTTGCTGTTTGCAAAACCTAAATGCACTACATATATGTTCACTAATTTAGGTTGTCtaggcatatactccctccgtcccataatataagaacgtttttgacactagtgtagtgttagaaacattcttatattttgggacagagggagtatacatAGCTATGCATGTGTAAATCATGATTTGGTGCCTCTGATGTGTTATTCGTGCTTTTACATCCTTTGGTTGCTGTTCTTCTGGCTAGTCTAAGGATTCTCTGCGAAATTTAGGATTTGGAAGAGTATTAATTGGCAAACATTCTCGTCATATAGCAACCATGGCAACCAAAGAATTTGTGATAGATGAGAAAAAAGAGCTTGGTTTTATTATTTTACTCACTCATAAATCTTGTACTCTTTTGGGTGTCAGTTATCTGGCAGTTTGCATGCCTTGTTCCATTATGAAGCCCCAGAAGTGCATGAATCCAGATCATTCAGTGATCGAAGTGACGTTTACAGCTTTGGCGTCGTTATGTTGGAACTTCTAACAGGACGTGAACCTTACGACAGGTAAGCAATCCCCATGCCAGTTACTTTTCACACTCATCAAGCATGCTTGTTTTGCTTGCAGATGACTTCCCATGAATTTGAACTTAATATTTTTTCCCCATGAAATGGAATTGCAGTTCCCGTCCACGTGCTGAGCAACATCTGGTGCGATGGGCCTCTACTCAACTTTATGATATTGATGCCATATCAAAGATGGTAGATCCTTTGATTAGAGGACAATGTTCTGAAAAGGCTTTGTCGCGTTTTGCTGATGTCATTGGCAGCTGTATTCAGGTAATATATGTGTGATCTGTTGTATCCTGATATCATTGTTTACACTAAGGCGAGCTGTATGACTGACTTGAAACTTCTTGCGCAGCCTGAGCCAGAATTCAGGCCACCAATGTCCGAAGTTGTCCAAGCCCTAACTCGTATGGTCAGCGACGCGACAAAGGCTTCCATGTAAGTGGCTTCCTGAGACGAGGAAGAATGTCGAAGCCTGTCACAGAAAATTCAAGTAGGCCTGATGAGCGTGCCGTTAGGAGAGCTTCTTGACAGATTCATGGTTCCAGTGATATTTGCTTACTTGCAAAGATGTCTTTGATCGGCGGTGATGCAGTAGTAGGATGGTTCAGTTCAACTGGTGAATTTATCGGCTGGTGAAGTGCAGAGGTCTGCATTTCATTTTCCTGTAGAAGCTGTTTGTCCCTTGTAGGCCCTTAGACTAGCCAACAATGTGTCTCTGGTCGATTCATGCTTGTGAAACTTGTACCTATCTGATTGCCAGTTTGCCATGTTATTTAACCGGTGAGTTTATGGGCTGGTGATGTGCAGAGGTCTGCATTTCATTTTCCTGTAGAAGCTGTTTGTCCTTGATAGgccgttagagcaactccaacacgcTGACCCATTTTGTTTGCGCGTGTCCGTTTGGGTCGCCGTGGACAGAAAAGTCAACCCAATGCGCTGGCCCAAATTGACATGCTCCCGCCTTTTGTCTGGCtgccgacccattcccggcccaacTGGGCCTGATAGCGTCGGTGCGGACATGAATCGGTGCGGACATGAAGCGGACGCGTGCGACGCCCGTCTACTCCTCTCCTTGGCCCGCTAGTGGGCGGCGGATTGGCCACCCTCAACCCTGCCCTGTTGCTGTCGTCGCCCAACTCCGGTGTCTCTACCAGTGGTCCATGCCTCCACACCTTCCATGCCGTCACCACCCACGTCGCCGCACCGCCTGGCCACCGCAGTCCCCCCTCTCCGACATCGGCGCGAGCATTAAGTCGTCCCCTGCGGCCATGACCAACTCCTTTGTCCGACATCACCCCCGCTGACGCTGTCACGCTCGTCGGACGCCGCCAGGCCAGCCACTGGTCCAGGTGAGGCACGTCTCTCTTCGCCGGCCAACTTCTTCgtcgacgcccgcaagctgttcgacagtttgcctCAAGGTACAAATGGACTCCGTCGACCagttcttttttcacaatttcctGTGCGACATTGACGATTCCTCATCCGATGATGAGGAGATGCTAGTTGTTGTGTTGGTCCATGACCATCTTAATAGGCCGCGGCCGTTGTTCCGGGGCTCGATCTCGGGACACGTTACGacgttgaatcgcaaccgagagagcggcCATTTGCTTCTATGGAAGGACTACTTTAACACAACCAACCCGCtgttcaaacatcagaaattcCAGCAGCGTTTCCGTATGGctaggcatgttttcaaccgtattagagaggggtgGTCGAATACGATAATTATGTCGAGTGCAAAGTGGATGCCTTTGTAAAGATTGGCTTCTCATCTTATCAGAAATGCATTGCAGCCATCTGGATGCTTGCATATGCAGTGCCCGGCGATCTCATTGATGAGTACATTCGTATGAGCGAGTCTATGTGCCTAGAGTCCATTTACATGTTCTACAAGGTTGTGATtgttgtgtttggccctgagtatttGAGACAGTCGACTGTTGCAGATATAGCCGCTTGTTGGCGATGAATGTCAGCAGAGGCCTCCCAGGGATGCTGGGTAGCATggactgcatgcactgggagtggaagaactgcccttctgcttggcaagggcagtataagggccatgtcagggcttgcactgtcatacttgaggccGTGGCCTCACAAGATCTTTGGATTTGGCACTCTTTATTCGGCATGACCGGGTCACACAACGATATCAACGTACTTCAACGCTCGCCGGTGTTTacaaggcttgccgaaggcaacaacccACCGGTGAATGTTAACATCAAtggccacaactacgacaaagaaTACTACCtaggtgacggtatctatcctaaGTGGACCATTATctgaagacaatccccaaccctgtcggagagaaaaggaaaaggtttgcccaagagcaagaaagtgctaggaaggatgtcgagcgtgcctttggtgttctgcaatctcgatggggcatcattcggtatcctgctagaacttgaagcaccaagaagttgtgggaggtgatgactgcttgtgtgatcatgcacaatatgatcgtagaggaTAAGCGTCCGGAACGTATTTACGATCAAGGGTTTCAGtgtcagggtgagaatgttgtgcctaaGCATGGAGGAGGAGCGACAACGTTTGCACAGTTCATTCAATTTCATCATGAAAATGCGTGATTGAGAAACTCACTTATAACTAtaaaataatttggttgagcatatgtgggcgcATGTTGGCAATCAATAGATGTATCTTTTAAAAAAATGTATTTGAGATAATTTAATTTTTATTCGTCTTGTAAACTATGTTATATTTATTTGGTTATAAAACTATGCTATTTTTGTTTGGTTGTGAAACTATGCAAATATATGTGTATATTTGTTAAAAAATGACGACAAACCGGCCACGCAGACGAATATGGGTCGGCCCATTGAACACACCATCGACCTAAATTATAAACAGGACGGACGCCAAGCGGGCGACCGGCTAAACGGATAAAATCGCCGTCCATTTGGGGTCAgcgcattggagttgctcttagactAGCCAACAATGTGTCTCCGGTCGATTCATGCTTGTGAAACTTGTACCTATCTGATTGCCAGTTGGCCATGTTATTTAGTCTTTAGTGTTCACATCTTTGGAGCCTAGTTCTAGATGGTTCTCTGGATCATTTgtggggcctct is a window of Triticum dicoccoides isolate Atlit2015 ecotype Zavitan chromosome 2B, WEW_v2.0, whole genome shotgun sequence DNA encoding:
- the LOC119363301 gene encoding protein STRUBBELIG-RECEPTOR FAMILY 3-like isoform X1, producing the protein MDARAAMSKPLRSVRVAPPPLAARAAVLLLLLLLSALPLSLTYTYEQDVFAINGLYTALGSPSLPGWVTNGGDPCVENWQGVGCAASNITAITLNGISLGGQLGNTLANFTSIITLELSNNNIGGTIPDNLPVTIQRFFLSGNQLSGSLPSTLSTLTLLTDMSLSSNRLSGDIPDVFSALTGLINLDFSSNNLTGPLPPSMGNLKALTTLHIQDNQISGTLNVLQDLPLKDLNIQNNLFSGPVPPKLFNVPNFQRDGNPFNTSIAPSPLPAAPAPSPSLSPSIGHVPSKEPTKSPDVPNGNSPASGNHTIWTVKFVGYILVGLVSAVVIVLMVMFCVSKHKDRKSKKEIRKSKKDVYPKNKIGREPQRLGEAKIKEVPEMKEHLVKPMNTVEKAASNVVSNSSEELKVNASMKAPNVAYNAKEREATLYSPMRAVAGVITKKQKEHVIDMGKSDDFVEEPLRLPQSVAPRTEKVTVSPSVRTKKGRVPSLGKIDLRTTVKSFSVASLQQYTNSFSEENLIRDSRFGKVYLAELPDGEILEVLKIDIDNSRVPVDVFLELVVNISELSHPNILALVGYCAEFEQRLLVYEHCSKMTLHDELHYVDEPSNALSWNARLQVAVEAAKALQYLHDGRQPPLVHQNFEPSVVLLNSTLAVQISECGLASLSQLSGSLHALFHYEAPEVHESRSFSDRSDVYSFGVVMLELLTGREPYDSSRPRAEQHLVRWASTQLYDIDAISKMVDPLIRGQCSEKALSRFADVIGSCIQPEPEFRPPMSEVVQALTRMVSDATKASM
- the LOC119363301 gene encoding protein STRUBBELIG-RECEPTOR FAMILY 3-like isoform X2, producing MDARAAMSKPLRSVRVAPPPLAARAAVLLLLLLLSALPLSLTYTYEQDVFAINGLYTALGSPSLPGWVTNGGDPCVENWQGVGCAASNITAITLNGISLGGQLGNTLANFTSIITLELSNNNIGGTIPDNLPVTIQRFFLSGNQLSGSLPSTLSTLTLLTDMSLSSNRLSGDIPDVFSALTGLINLDFSSNNLTGPLPPSMGNLKALTTLHIQDNQISGTLNVLQDLPLKDLNIQNNLFSGPVPPKLFNVPNFQRDGNPFNTSIAPSPLPAAPAPSPSLSPSIGHVPSKEPTKSPDVPNGNSPASGNHTIWTVKFVGYILVGLVSAVVIVLMVMFCVSKHKDRKSKKEIRKSKKDVYPKNKIGREPQRLGEAKIKEVPEMKEHLVKPMNTVEKASNVVSNSSEELKVNASMKAPNVAYNAKEREATLYSPMRAVAGVITKKQKEHVIDMGKSDDFVEEPLRLPQSVAPRTEKVTVSPSVRTKKGRVPSLGKIDLRTTVKSFSVASLQQYTNSFSEENLIRDSRFGKVYLAELPDGEILEVLKIDIDNSRVPVDVFLELVVNISELSHPNILALVGYCAEFEQRLLVYEHCSKMTLHDELHYVDEPSNALSWNARLQVAVEAAKALQYLHDGRQPPLVHQNFEPSVVLLNSTLAVQISECGLASLSQLSGSLHALFHYEAPEVHESRSFSDRSDVYSFGVVMLELLTGREPYDSSRPRAEQHLVRWASTQLYDIDAISKMVDPLIRGQCSEKALSRFADVIGSCIQPEPEFRPPMSEVVQALTRMVSDATKASM